Within Flagellimonas maritima, the genomic segment CATCGACAGAGCTTTAAAGCGTTTCAAGCGTAAGTTTGATAAAACCGGCACTATGCGCCAGCTACGTAAAAGGCAGCAGTTCACCAAGCCTTCAGTAAAGCGCAGAGCAGAAATACAGAAAGCCGAATATATACAAGGCTTAAGAGATCAAGAAGAAATTTAAAGACCTCTATTAAAATATAATAATCCCGTTTCAATTTTTTGAAACGGGATTTTTTTTGGTTCATCCATACTTTAATTTAGATACCTTTGGAACATGCACCTAATTGCTTTCATATCGTATTTAGAATTGGAAAAAAATTATTCCCGGCATACCATAAACGCATATGAAACAGATGTAAACACCTTTACCGAATTTTGTTCTGTCCAATATGATGTACGATCAATTGATAATGTGGATTATAACCTTGTAAGAAATTGGATAGTATCCTTAGTAGATAAAGGAATCAGTAATAGAAGCATAAATAGAAAAATTTCTTCTTTACGTGCTTACTACAAGTTTTTACAAAAGATAAACCAAATAACAGAAACCCCCCTGGCAAAGCACAAAGCATTAAAAACCAACAAAAAGATTGAAGTACCTTTTTCTGAAAAAGAAATGGAAGAAATCCTATCAGAAATTCCTTTTGAAAATAATTTTGAAGGTAAAAGGGATAAATTGATTATTGAGCTATTGTACGCAACAGGTATACGTAGGGCAGAATTGGTCAATTTAAAATTGGTAGATTTAAATAGTACCAGTGGTACGATAAAGGTTTTGGGAAAACGTAACAAAGAACGAATTCTTCCTTTGTTGTCTTCCACAGACTCAATTCTTCAAGAATATTTGGAATTAAGACAAAAACTCGAAGTAATTAAAGATTCCACATATCTTTTTTTGACCAAAAGCGGTTTTAAAATTTATGAAACACTTGTTTATCGTACTATAAATAAGTACTTTAGTTTGGTATCGACGAAGGTTAAAAAAAGTCCACACATAGTAAGACATACCTTTGCCACCCACATGCTCAACAGAGGAGCTGATTTAAATTCGGTAAAAGAGTTATTGGGACATTCCAGTTTGGCTTCTACACAAGTGTATACGCACAATAGTATAGCCGAACTTAAAAAGGTTCACCAAAGAGCACACCCCCGAAACGGGAAATAGCGGATTTCCCAAATTGTTTAACCTAGCTGCCCATGGTAGCGCTAAAAACTACATTTTATGAAAGTAAATGCACAATCAGTAAATTTTGTTGCAGATGCGAAGCTCATCGATTTTGTTCAAAAAAGAATGGATAAGCTAGAAACATTTTATGATAAGGTCATTGGTTCTGATGTCCATTTAAAGGTTGAGAACACAAGTGCAAAAGAAAATAAGATAGTAGAAATAAAATTATTGATTCCCAGGGACAAGCTCATTGTAAAAAAACAATGCAAATCTTTTGAGGAAGCTGTTGATTCCGCTTGCGATTCCTTAGAGAGAAAATTAGTAAAAAAGAAAGAAAAGATGAGGGCAAAGGCATGATTAAAATTTTTGCAAATTTATTTTGATTAAATAAATAAATATATACATTTGCAGTCCGTTAGAAATAGCGGACTTTTTTGTGTTAAAAAAGTTGAGAAATGCCGATGTAGCTCAGCTGGCTAGAGCAGCTGATTTGTAATCAGCAGGTCGTGGGTTCGAGTCCCTCCATCGGCTCGTAAGTTATTGAAAATAA encodes:
- the hpf gene encoding ribosome hibernation-promoting factor, HPF/YfiA family, producing MKVNAQSVNFVADAKLIDFVQKRMDKLETFYDKVIGSDVHLKVENTSAKENKIVEIKLLIPRDKLIVKKQCKSFEEAVDSACDSLERKLVKKKEKMRAKA
- a CDS encoding tyrosine-type recombinase/integrase, producing the protein MHLIAFISYLELEKNYSRHTINAYETDVNTFTEFCSVQYDVRSIDNVDYNLVRNWIVSLVDKGISNRSINRKISSLRAYYKFLQKINQITETPLAKHKALKTNKKIEVPFSEKEMEEILSEIPFENNFEGKRDKLIIELLYATGIRRAELVNLKLVDLNSTSGTIKVLGKRNKERILPLLSSTDSILQEYLELRQKLEVIKDSTYLFLTKSGFKIYETLVYRTINKYFSLVSTKVKKSPHIVRHTFATHMLNRGADLNSVKELLGHSSLASTQVYTHNSIAELKKVHQRAHPRNGK
- the rpsU gene encoding 30S ribosomal protein S21, encoding MLIIPVKEGENIDRALKRFKRKFDKTGTMRQLRKRQQFTKPSVKRRAEIQKAEYIQGLRDQEEI